In Ciconia boyciana chromosome 16, ASM3463844v1, whole genome shotgun sequence, one genomic interval encodes:
- the DGKE gene encoding diacylglycerol kinase epsilon has translation MEGTESRSGTSSSIVADWSLVFWTLCSVILPVLITLWCSFQRSRRQVLIRDIFRKSKHDWHYTDLFGQPSYCCVCAQHILQGAFCTCCGLRVSEGCLKKADQLFLCKEIMMRRNGGAHRSMPHHWIRGNVPLCSCCMICKQQCGTQPKLCDYRCVWCQFTVHDECIMDCLKTEECTFGEFRDLIIPPYYLSTINQMRKDKRTHYEKVVPYCRKHWMPVIILANTRSGNNMGETLLGEFKILLNPVQVFDLSKIAPAKALQLCTLLPCNTVRVLVCGGDGTVGWVLDAIDEMKIKGQERYIPQVAILPLGTGNDLSNTLGWGAGYAGEVPVEQILRNVMEADGIKLDRWKVQVTNKGYYNLRKPKVFTMNNYFSIGPDALMALNFHAHREKTPSLFSSRIINKAVYFFYGTKDCLVQECKDLNKKVELELDGERIELPNLEGIIVLNIGYWGGGCRLWEGMGDEPYPLARHDDGLLEVVGVHGSFHCAQIQVKLANPVRLGQAHTVRLILKSSKMPMQVDGEPWAQGPCTVTITHKTHALMLYHSGEQTDDEASSVSEQDHTREQTDEDV, from the exons ATGGaagggacggagagcagaagCGGCACTTCCTCCTCGATCGTCGCAGACTGGAGTTTGGTGTTTTGGACTCTGTGCTCTGTGATCCTGCCGGTGCTGATCACCTTGTGGTGCAGCTTCCAGCGGTCCCGGCGGCAGGTGTTAATACGAGACATCTTTCGCAAGAGCAAGCATGACTGGCACTACACAGACCTCTTTGGCCAGCCCTCCTACTGCTGCGTGTGTGCTCAGCACATCCTTCAGGGTGCTTTCTGCACCTGCTGCGGTCTGCGTGTCAGCGAAGGATGCCTCAAGAAGGCTGAccagctttttctctgcaagGAAATTATGATGAGGAGGAATGGTGGAGCCCACAGGTCTATGCCACACCACTGGATCAGAGGCAATGTCccgctctgcagctgctgtatGATATGCAAACAACAGTGCGGCACACAGCCCAAGCTCTGCGACTACAG ATGTGTGTGGTGTCAGTTCACTGTACATGATGAATGCATTATGGATTGTTTAAAGACTGAGGAGTGTACATTTGGAGAATTCAGAGACTTAATTATTCCACCATACTATTTGTCTACAATCAACCAGATGCGTAAAGACAAAAGAACCCATTATGAAAAG GTAGTACCTTACTGCAGAAAACACTGGATGCCAGTAATCATACTGGCTAATACTCGTAGTGGAAACAACATGGGTGAAACTTTACTAGgagaatttaaaattctgctgaACCCCGTTCAG gTTTTTGATCTAAGCAAAATTGCACCTGCTAAAGCACTCCAACTTTGTACTTTGCTGCCTTGCAACACTGTCAGGGTTCTTGTCTGTGGTGGGGATGGCACAGTAGGCTGGGTCCTGGATGCAATTGATGAAATGAAGATAAAG GGGCAAGAACGTTATATTCCACAAGTTGCAATTTTACCTCTGGGAACAGGTAATGACCTGTCTAATACACTGGGCTGGGGTGCAGGTTATGCTGGAGAAGTCCCTGTGGAACAAATCTTACGAAATGTCATGGAAGCAGATGGAATCAAACTAGACAG atgGAAGGTACAAGTAACAAACAAAGGATACTACAACTTAAGGAAACCAAAG GTATTCACAatgaacaactacttttctatAGGACCTGATGCTCTCATGGCTTTAAATTTTCATGCTCATCGTGAGAAGActccctctttgttttccagcagaattATTAATAAG gctgtttattttttttatggaaCCAAAGACTGCTTAGTACAAGAATGTAAAGATCTTAACAAAAAGGTTGAG CTAGAGTTGGATGGTGAGAGAATCGAGTTGCCCAATTTGGAAGGCATCATTGTCCTGAATATTGGATACTGGGGAGGTGGCTGTAGGCTCTGGGAAGGAATGGGTGATGAACCTTATCCCTTGGCGAG ACATGATGATGGACTTCTGGAAGTTGTTGGTGTTCATGGTTCCTTCCACTGTGCACAGATTCAGGTGAAACTAGCAAATCCTGTTCGCCTAGGGCAGGCACATACAGTGAGG CTGATCTTGAAGAGTTCAAAGATGCCGATGCAGGTGGATGGAGAGCCATGGGCTCAGGGGCCCTGCACTGTTACCATAACTCATAAGACACATGCACTGATGTTGTATCACTCGGGTGAACAAACAGATGACGAAGCTTCCAGCGTGTCTGAGCAAGACCACACGAGAGAACAGACGGATGAAGATGTATAG